Proteins found in one Microbacterium sp. SSM24 genomic segment:
- a CDS encoding amidohydrolase family protein, which translates to MKDGMFVFDCVVHTQDFTERQVAPGTDGRNVTAHRENQASFNKLMASKGGPTDKPDFYDPVDPEWANAQLFERSDTDIAMVQTVPLFGPWKDSLGPAQLCYDLTRVNPDRLIFCGGVDPSWQGVDFALREMERQVHEWGAKSFKFYTYQDRNHSWAADDREIAYPLYEKALELGIKMIQFHKGYPLGMHPVEAFKPNDLQMAAYDFPELNFGIHHMGDPYVDETISIVGRFPNMHLMLPLWFNQYFLQPYPMLHRIGQALLFIGPDRLAYGSEGFIWPDIQAYIDMWANLEMPEELQDRYGYPELTREIKEKVFGLNFARALGYDIPSQYTGGEGS; encoded by the coding sequence ATGAAAGACGGAATGTTCGTGTTCGACTGCGTCGTGCACACCCAGGACTTCACGGAACGGCAGGTTGCCCCGGGAACGGACGGCCGCAACGTCACGGCGCACCGGGAGAACCAGGCCTCTTTCAACAAGCTGATGGCCAGCAAGGGCGGACCCACCGACAAGCCCGACTTCTACGACCCGGTGGACCCGGAGTGGGCCAACGCGCAGCTGTTCGAACGCTCCGACACCGACATCGCCATGGTCCAGACCGTTCCGCTGTTCGGACCGTGGAAGGACTCACTGGGTCCGGCGCAGCTGTGCTACGACCTCACCCGCGTGAACCCGGACCGGTTGATCTTCTGCGGCGGCGTCGACCCGAGCTGGCAGGGAGTGGACTTCGCGCTGCGCGAGATGGAACGGCAGGTGCACGAGTGGGGAGCGAAGAGCTTCAAGTTCTACACCTACCAGGACCGCAACCACTCCTGGGCTGCCGATGACCGCGAGATCGCCTACCCGCTGTATGAGAAGGCGCTCGAACTGGGCATCAAGATGATCCAGTTCCACAAGGGCTACCCGTTGGGCATGCACCCCGTGGAGGCTTTCAAGCCGAACGACCTGCAGATGGCGGCGTACGACTTCCCGGAGCTCAACTTCGGCATCCACCACATGGGCGACCCGTACGTGGACGAGACGATCTCCATCGTCGGCCGGTTCCCGAACATGCACCTGATGCTGCCGCTGTGGTTCAACCAGTACTTCCTGCAGCCCTACCCGATGCTGCACCGCATCGGTCAGGCGCTGCTGTTCATCGGCCCGGACCGTCTCGCGTACGGCTCCGAGGGCTTCATCTGGCCGGACATCCAGGCCTACATCGACATGTGGGCAAACCTCGAGATGCCCGAGGAGCTGCAGGACCGGTACGGGTACCC
- a CDS encoding SDR family NAD(P)-dependent oxidoreductase: MWASDLFDGKVVAVTGAASGIGAAITRRFLEAGATVAAGDLQTELFTGLQNELGSELSRRLVPLAVDVSDSQSADAYISAVAGKLGRLDVLVNNAGIAPVGSVTATTDELWRKVMSVDVDGVFYVSRAALPHLTASGGNVINTASVSGVRADFNYAAYNAAKGAIVNFTRSMAIDYGKAGVRVNAIAPGPVRTPLLVKNLEALPGLEDAFGKFIPLGRIADPAEVADATVFLASPGASFITGAIVPVDGGVTAWNGQPNGDFVQ, from the coding sequence ATGTGGGCATCTGACCTCTTCGACGGGAAGGTCGTCGCCGTCACCGGCGCCGCCTCCGGCATCGGCGCCGCCATCACCCGCCGCTTCCTGGAAGCGGGCGCCACGGTCGCAGCCGGCGACCTGCAGACGGAGCTGTTCACAGGATTGCAGAACGAGCTCGGCTCCGAGCTCAGTCGCCGACTGGTGCCGCTGGCTGTGGACGTGTCGGATTCGCAGTCTGCCGACGCGTACATCTCGGCCGTCGCCGGAAAGCTCGGACGACTGGATGTGCTCGTCAACAACGCCGGCATCGCCCCGGTCGGCTCGGTCACTGCGACCACCGACGAGCTGTGGCGGAAGGTGATGTCGGTGGATGTAGACGGAGTGTTCTACGTCTCCCGGGCCGCCCTGCCGCATCTGACAGCGTCCGGCGGCAACGTCATCAACACCGCGTCGGTGTCCGGGGTGCGTGCGGATTTCAACTACGCGGCGTACAACGCCGCGAAGGGCGCCATCGTCAACTTCACCCGCAGCATGGCCATCGACTACGGCAAAGCCGGTGTCCGCGTGAACGCCATCGCCCCCGGACCCGTGCGCACCCCGCTGCTGGTGAAGAACCTTGAGGCGCTCCCGGGGCTCGAGGACGCGTTCGGGAAGTTCATTCCGCTGGGCCGTATTGCCGACCCCGCTGAAGTCGCCGATGCGACGGTGTTCCTCGCGTCGCCTGGTGCTTCGTTCATCACCGGTGCCATCGTGCCCGTTGACGGCGGAGTGACGGCTTGGAATGGTCAACCCAACGGCGACTTCGTTCAGTGA
- a CDS encoding ABC transporter permease, with protein MSTPVTDTAATKPTTASLATTSAIRVAQVKNRLKILSGPLIGLILLIIVMSLLSPVFLTPNNLVNIMVQVSYIGIMAAGATLVIILGGIDLSVAAVLGFSFMVVAVTYQNLGWPFWLSIIVGLAVGAGIGLLNGVLIAFGNIQPFIATLATMFAATGLSLYLTNGTPILGLPDWFQGLSQIRLAGISLQVYLMLAVFIVAGLWLRYRPAGRSLYAIGSNEEVARLSGIRVKAMQLRVYALAGFLAAVAGLVVGARLNAAQPGAGNSSDLLSVIAAVVIGGASLAGGIGSMWGTFVGLLIIGVLNNGLTLLNVSPHLQPVVIGAVIILAVLSDGRLFAMIRSRGRSAH; from the coding sequence ATGTCCACCCCAGTCACGGATACTGCGGCCACCAAGCCCACTACCGCAAGCCTGGCAACCACCTCAGCGATTCGTGTCGCCCAGGTCAAGAACCGTCTGAAGATCCTCTCGGGACCGCTCATCGGACTGATCCTGCTCATTATCGTGATGTCGTTGCTGTCGCCGGTGTTCCTCACCCCGAACAACCTCGTCAACATCATGGTGCAGGTGTCCTACATCGGCATCATGGCGGCGGGGGCGACGCTGGTCATCATCCTCGGCGGCATCGACCTGTCCGTGGCTGCTGTCCTCGGATTCAGCTTCATGGTGGTCGCTGTCACCTACCAGAACCTCGGCTGGCCGTTCTGGCTGTCCATCATCGTCGGTCTTGCCGTCGGCGCTGGCATCGGACTGCTCAACGGTGTGCTCATCGCATTCGGCAACATCCAGCCGTTCATCGCAACGCTGGCCACCATGTTCGCTGCGACCGGCCTGTCGCTGTACCTCACCAACGGCACGCCCATCCTCGGCCTGCCCGACTGGTTCCAGGGACTCTCGCAGATCCGTCTCGCCGGGATCTCCCTGCAGGTCTACCTGATGCTCGCTGTCTTCATCGTGGCCGGCCTGTGGCTCCGTTACCGTCCGGCGGGGCGCTCGCTGTACGCCATCGGCAGCAACGAGGAGGTCGCTCGACTCTCCGGCATCCGAGTGAAGGCCATGCAGCTGCGCGTCTACGCGCTTGCCGGATTCCTCGCCGCAGTCGCCGGCCTCGTCGTCGGTGCTCGCCTCAACGCCGCTCAGCCCGGCGCCGGCAACTCCAGCGACCTGCTCAGCGTCATCGCCGCGGTCGTCATCGGTGGCGCCAGCCTGGCGGGCGGCATCGGGTCGATGTGGGGAACCTTTGTCGGCCTGCTCATCATCGGCGTCCTCAACAATGGGCTGACGCTGCTGAACGTCTCCCCTCACCTGCAGCCGGTCGTCATCGGCGCGGTCATCATCCTCGCGGTGCTCAGCGACGGTCGCCTGTTCGCGATGATCCGCTCCCGCGGCCGCTCCGCACACTGA
- a CDS encoding sugar ABC transporter ATP-binding protein, with product MSEPTNKRVLTATGITKRYGDNTVLHGIDFSIEAGSVVGLIGENGAGKSTLSSIIAGIKRPDGGSMTIDGEPYAPAGPLEALNSGVAIIHQEIKMIPELSVAENMFLGRLPTRGGRVATRQMVAGARAVLKDLGVTLDPRRPVAGLSTATQQEIEIARAILRQPSFVIFDEPSASLGQDETKRVLEQIEVLRSRGTGVVYISHRLDEISAIADRVFCLRDGHKVGEWPAKDIDRNGMIRAMVGRELSQRDVPPPDHDDEVVATVDALCSDRFENISFELRRGEIFGMSGLVGAGRTEIVRSLAGADRSMSGKVTVDGRLVKIRSVPDAVAAGIYMVPEDRKTQGLNLNRTSAENMALPWESRLVPRGFVTVRFLNRLKKRMTKELDIRGNLDKPVGLLSGGNQQKVLLAKWLVRTPKVLILDEPTRGVDVGAKEAIYEIIRDLASQGVAVIVVSSELEEVLMLSHRVMVVAGGRQRAVLSREEATPERVMQLSVS from the coding sequence ATGAGCGAACCGACGAACAAACGAGTTCTCACAGCAACCGGCATCACCAAGCGGTACGGCGACAACACAGTCCTGCACGGCATCGACTTCTCGATTGAGGCAGGCTCCGTTGTCGGACTGATTGGAGAGAACGGCGCCGGCAAGTCCACGCTCAGCTCCATCATCGCGGGCATCAAGCGGCCCGACGGCGGGTCGATGACCATCGACGGTGAGCCGTACGCGCCAGCTGGTCCGCTCGAAGCACTGAACTCCGGGGTGGCCATCATCCACCAGGAGATCAAGATGATCCCTGAGCTGTCGGTCGCCGAGAACATGTTCCTGGGACGCCTGCCCACCCGCGGTGGCCGGGTGGCGACACGGCAGATGGTCGCCGGGGCCCGCGCCGTCCTCAAGGACCTGGGCGTGACCCTCGACCCGCGCAGGCCTGTCGCCGGGCTGTCCACCGCGACGCAGCAGGAGATCGAAATCGCGCGCGCCATCCTGCGCCAGCCCTCGTTCGTCATCTTCGACGAGCCGTCCGCCTCCCTCGGTCAGGACGAGACGAAGCGTGTCCTCGAGCAGATCGAAGTGCTCCGCTCCCGCGGCACCGGCGTGGTCTACATCAGCCACCGCCTCGACGAGATCTCCGCCATCGCCGACCGGGTGTTCTGCCTGCGCGACGGCCACAAAGTCGGCGAGTGGCCCGCGAAGGACATCGACCGCAACGGCATGATCCGCGCCATGGTCGGCCGTGAGCTCTCGCAGCGCGACGTTCCCCCGCCGGACCACGACGACGAGGTGGTCGCCACCGTCGACGCACTCTGCTCCGACCGCTTCGAGAACATCTCCTTCGAGCTGCGTCGCGGCGAGATCTTCGGGATGTCGGGCCTGGTCGGCGCAGGACGGACCGAGATCGTCCGATCCCTCGCGGGCGCCGACCGATCCATGTCGGGGAAGGTGACCGTCGACGGCCGCCTGGTGAAGATCCGTTCCGTGCCCGACGCGGTGGCTGCGGGCATCTACATGGTGCCGGAGGACCGCAAAACCCAGGGCCTGAACCTCAACCGCACCAGTGCGGAGAACATGGCCCTGCCGTGGGAGTCCCGGCTGGTTCCCCGCGGGTTTGTCACCGTCCGGTTCCTCAACCGGCTCAAGAAGCGGATGACGAAGGAACTCGACATCCGCGGCAACCTCGACAAGCCCGTCGGGCTGCTCTCCGGCGGCAACCAGCAGAAGGTGCTGCTAGCGAAGTGGCTGGTCCGCACCCCGAAGGTCCTCATCCTGGACGAACCCACCCGCGGTGTAGACGTCGGCGCCAAGGAAGCGATCTACGAGATCATCCGCGACCTCGCCTCCCAGGGCGTGGCCGTCATCGTCGTCTCCTCCGAACTGGAGGAAGTCCTGATGCTGTCCCACCGCGTGATGGTGGTGGCCGGAGGGCGCCAGCGGGCGGTGCTGTCACGCGAAGAAGCAACCCCTGAGCGCGTCATGCAGCTGTCAGTGTCGTGA
- a CDS encoding sugar ABC transporter substrate-binding protein: protein MSIQITTKRRRAAAAAVGALVTATALMLAGCSSGNADAGNGGDSGDGEKKTIGVSMSFVNQFYAAVQEGMEDEAEKQGYELVILNAQGNSSTQVNQVQNLVSQGVGSLIFIQLDAASGGASVGQANTANIPVIAVDQLPAGGDYVTFIGSDNVAMGEQACGYLAELLGGEGNIALVEGIPASSTQMQRTEGCQTSLDANPDLNVVSTTSADWDQNKAVSVFANVLTANEDLQGVFAQNDDMALGVASAAETAGRSGLAIVTIDGFPAAYDAIEKGQISATISQQPYLEGQLAVQNAIKAMNGEESEIPKDQIQESILVTKDNLEEARAAKYFGSQG from the coding sequence ATGTCGATTCAGATCACAACCAAGCGGCGTCGCGCGGCCGCCGCGGCTGTCGGCGCACTCGTAACGGCAACGGCGCTGATGCTCGCCGGATGCTCCAGCGGCAACGCAGACGCTGGCAACGGTGGCGACAGCGGCGACGGCGAGAAGAAGACCATCGGGGTGTCGATGTCCTTCGTCAACCAGTTCTACGCCGCCGTGCAGGAAGGCATGGAAGACGAGGCGGAGAAGCAGGGCTATGAGCTGGTCATCCTGAACGCTCAGGGCAACAGCTCGACACAGGTCAACCAGGTCCAGAACCTGGTCAGCCAGGGCGTCGGCTCGCTCATCTTCATCCAGCTGGACGCAGCATCCGGCGGAGCGTCGGTCGGCCAGGCGAACACCGCCAACATCCCCGTCATCGCGGTGGACCAGCTGCCTGCCGGCGGCGACTACGTGACGTTCATCGGAAGCGACAACGTGGCGATGGGTGAGCAGGCGTGTGGCTACCTCGCCGAACTCCTCGGCGGAGAGGGCAACATCGCCCTCGTCGAGGGCATCCCGGCCTCGTCCACGCAGATGCAGCGCACCGAGGGCTGCCAGACCTCGCTGGACGCGAACCCCGACCTCAACGTCGTCAGCACCACCAGCGCCGACTGGGATCAGAACAAGGCGGTCAGCGTGTTCGCTAACGTCCTCACCGCCAACGAAGACTTGCAGGGCGTGTTCGCCCAGAACGACGACATGGCCCTCGGTGTTGCCAGCGCCGCTGAGACCGCCGGTCGCAGCGGACTGGCCATCGTCACCATCGACGGGTTCCCGGCCGCCTACGACGCCATTGAGAAAGGGCAGATCTCCGCGACCATCAGCCAGCAGCCGTACCTCGAGGGCCAGCTCGCCGTGCAGAACGCCATCAAGGCGATGAACGGCGAGGAGTCGGAGATCCCGAAGGACCAGATCCAGGAGTCGATCCTGGTCACGAAGGACAACCTCGAGGAAGCACGAGCTGCGAAGTACTTCGGCTCACAGGGCTGA
- a CDS encoding glucose 1-dehydrogenase produces MPETPPAAGRSVFSLTGEVAIVTGGGSGIGRAIALGLAECGARVGIADASAEGAEQTAVAIRAAGGEAVAIETDVTSEDGMTDAVAAVEATLGGLSLAVNAAGIADAVPALELTTDQFERMYRINVTGLFRSCQAEARAMIRTGRGSILNLASISGLVSHREMLQAHYNSAKAAVAHLTRSLATEWAPHAIRVNSLAPGFTLTPMNAREEVASMRADISRQIPLERFAEPEEMVGPAVFLLSGAGSYCTGVDLVVDGGFTLL; encoded by the coding sequence GTGCCTGAGACGCCGCCGGCCGCAGGGAGGTCCGTATTCTCGCTGACGGGCGAGGTCGCCATCGTCACCGGCGGTGGCTCCGGGATCGGACGCGCCATCGCCCTGGGACTCGCCGAGTGCGGTGCCCGCGTGGGCATCGCCGACGCGTCTGCCGAGGGCGCAGAGCAGACGGCTGTGGCGATCCGCGCTGCCGGCGGCGAAGCGGTCGCCATCGAAACGGATGTCACCAGCGAAGACGGCATGACCGACGCTGTGGCAGCTGTCGAGGCCACCCTCGGTGGTCTCTCGCTCGCGGTGAACGCCGCCGGCATCGCCGACGCGGTCCCGGCGCTCGAGCTGACGACCGATCAGTTCGAGCGGATGTACCGCATCAACGTCACCGGGCTCTTCCGCAGCTGTCAGGCGGAGGCCCGCGCGATGATCCGCACGGGACGCGGTTCGATCCTGAACCTCGCCTCCATCAGCGGACTCGTCTCCCACCGGGAGATGCTCCAGGCCCACTACAACAGCGCCAAGGCCGCCGTGGCTCACCTCACCCGGTCATTGGCCACCGAGTGGGCACCCCACGCCATCCGCGTGAACTCGCTCGCCCCCGGGTTCACACTCACGCCGATGAACGCGCGCGAAGAGGTTGCCTCGATGCGCGCCGACATCAGCCGCCAGATTCCGCTGGAGCGTTTCGCTGAGCCGGAGGAGATGGTAGGCCCCGCCGTCTTCCTCCTCTCAGGCGCGGGCTCCTACTGCACCGGTGTGGACCTCGTCGTGGACGGCGGGTTCACACTCCTCTGA